The sequence below is a genomic window from Poseidonibacter antarcticus.
GCATCAGCAAAAAAACTATTAAATAGTGGTATTCATCCAAAAATTGTTGCTAAAGATTTAGGTGTTTCATTGGCTACGCTTTATCGGTGGATTCCTGCTGGGTGAGATTAAAAAATATCAAAAAATTTTAAAAACTGTTATAATATAAACTACATAAAAAAGGATTTTAGTTGGATGAACTAGAAAAAGTAGCAATAGATTATCTTAATAAAAATAAAAAAAAGTTTTTAAGTGAATATACAAACAAAGTAAAACCCTTAGCTGAAAAAATAGCAATATTTACAGCTGGGATGAGTGGTGTTGGTAAAACAGAATTAGGTATTTTTTTTAAAGAAAATAATTCTGGTATTCTTCATATTGATACAGATAATATTAGAGAATTTTTTAAACCTGTTGGTTATGATGGTCAGAATTCAAATTCTTTCCAGAAAGTTGCAAGTAGAGGTTTTAATGAACTTTTTAACTATGCTTTAAAACAAAAATATTCTATTATTTTGGATTCTAATCTCTCTAATATTAACTTAGCTACTCAAAATATTGAAAGATTATTAAAAAGAGGCTACAATGTTGATATATATTATCTCTATAATTATCCCAAAGTTTGTTTTGAATATGCAACAAGAAGAGAAGTAGTAACTCATAGAAAAGTTCCTAAAGAAGTATTCGTTAAAAGCAATATAAATTCTTACAACACAGTTTTAGAGATAAAATCAATATTTAAAGATAGTATTAATTTACATCTTATAGACAAAAGAGATGACTCTTTCTATAAAGATATTGATAATAATTTTATAAAAGATAAAATAGGAGAAGATTTTGAATCTTAATGATCAAACTATGAAAGCCGCACTTAATAGAATAAATCAATTACAAAATGAAGTAATTGAAAAATCAAAAGCTATTGATGGTGCAGAAGATTTTGTAAAACAAAAAATAAAACTCTATGAAGAAGATGAAAAAATAAGAGCAATGTCTAAAAAAATTCATATGCAAGAAAAACAAATTACAGATAATTTTTTCAAAAGCTAGGTGAACCTCTAAATTTAGAGGTTGTGGGACTTATTGTTTATTTTAACTTAGAATAGCTTTGTATTCTATGTCCTAAAAAGTGTAACCAGATCAATTTGAATATATAGAGATTTTTTATAATAGGAAGCGAAGACATTCCTATAATAATTACTTGTCACCAAGTAAATTTGAGGAGAAAATGTTACAAATCGAAATGGCTGCATAGATAATTATTCTATTGTCCTGTTTAGGGTTGCTATATCATAAAGATGATATTAAAAGACATAAAAAAGAGCACCAAGATTTTATTGATAAAGTTAATGGTCTTTATCAAAAAATAAAGAATGATAAATCAATAAAAAATAACTATGGTATTGAAATGATGACAGAATTATTTAACTTTCTAAGGGAATGGATAGTACACCATATTATGGTTACAGATAAAAACCTTTTATTGAAAAATAATAAAGTGGTTTAATAATGTTCTAAATACTCTATGCAGTCTCTTCCTCAACTTTTTACTTTTGGAACACGAAGCACTCATATTAGTTTTCCGTGTTCCTCAAAGTGTTCAAAAAGTAAAAACTACAAAGTTCCGCAAGACTTAAGGGATTATGGAACAAAAAAAGTGAGCTTTTAAATTATATATTTAAAGCTTCTTCCAATTTTCCCTCAAAAAATATAACCAATTGAGAAAGTTTTAAACTAGTTCCAAATAGGCATTGTCCACTTTTTACTTGCATTTGGAAAAGTACCTTTTGTTTTAGTAATTTCTCTGAAGTCTCTATGGACTGATTCTATCAATTCTGGAATCTTATTTTATTAGTTCAAATACCTTGTCCATATCATATCTATTTGACATAAAATTCTGAATACTCCCTTCAAGAAGAGGAGTTATTTTATATTCTTTTTTTTCTCTTTAAATAGAAGTTCACTTAAGTGTACATATAATTACTTCTCTAATTTATTCATTTCTCTTAGAATTTTATCTCTTCTCTCATCACTTATATTTAGCTTCGCACAATAATCTACAAATCTATTTGAAAATGTTTTTACCATTGAATCAATTATTATATCAATTACTTCTTCTTTATGACCGAATAGTTCGCATACTTTTAATATATCAGCTCTTTTAATATTTTTTCTCTTACCATTTAATGATAATTGATGAGAACTAGTATATCCTGAACCATTACTATAAGTTAAATCATAAACTGGAGAATTTACCCAATTGCCATGCTCATCCATTAAGAAACTAAAGTTCTTTGCATGATCATCTTGATTTCTACTTATTATATTAAATATCATATGCATTATTGCTAATTGTATTTGCTCTTCACTATTAGTAACTGCTTGTACTGTTCTTAAATAATCTTCATATGAGAATATACCTGGTTTATTAAAATCTATATGTGCTATTCCACATAATGAGTGAAGATGAACTTTCTTTTGTCCTAATCTATCAAACCTTTTTACTGCTAGATGGTTATATTCTCTGTCTTTAAATAGTTCAACTTCAGATACATTCAATCCACAAGTTTTTGCAATCTTCATATAAATATACTCTATTCTTGTATACTCTTCTGCTTTTCTATTATCATTAGTACCATCAAATTTAAAGATATAATGTTCAAAATCTTTCTTTATAATTTCTCGTCCTGACCTAATCTCTCCAGTTTTTTTATTCCATGCAATAATAGCTTTAGATCTCGCACCACCTGCAGAAGATCCTGATTCCATTAGTTCTGGTATTACATGTTTAGCAGTTCCATTAATTACTTCTCTTGCAGCATCAACAAGTTCTCTAATCTCAAGTGCTACTTTAATCTCTTCTGTTTCTTCACTTGGTATATATTCTAATGCTCCCATTGAATTTACACCTACATAAGCTAACTTTTGAAGTAATGATAATTCATTTCTTTCAACACCTTTATCTGCAAAGTATTGTTCAATAATTGCATTACCAAACTTATCTGGTAAAGAGTCATGAAATACTCCTGCTAATCCACCAAAATAAGTATCATCACTATTATGATAAATACCAGTAGTTGATTTCTTTAGTTTTATTGGAGATATTTCTAAATTGTTTTTTAAAAAATCATCATCATATTCAAAGCTAATATTCTTGTTCTTATCTTCTGCTAAATACCCTAATGTCTCTCCATATATTTTTACTTCTAATTCCATTTATTACTCTTTTTTTGCTTTTGCTATTATTGCTTGAAATGGACTCATTCCTTGAAATGTATCATTCTTATTACTAGCAACTACTTTTGGTTCTGAACTAGCTCTTACTCTTACTTTTTTATTGAGTCTATTAGATTTGATTTGTACTTTTGGAGAGAACTCTGGTTCTTTTAGAAAATTATCTATTTCTGTTATCCTTCCTAATCCCATTAATATTCTTATGAAATTATCAAAAGTACCCTTCCCTTCATGCTCAAATTTTTTATATGTACTAAGTGCCATTCCTGTTTTTTTTGCCATTAAAGATTGAGTAATATTTTGTCTAAGTCTTTCACTTTTAATTCTTTTTGCTATAATATCTTCAATTTCTCTAGATGTTTTAAATTCCAACATATATATTCCTTAATAGTTATATATACAACTATAAAATATATTTAATTAAGCTTATAGTTGTATTTATAACTTTTATATGATTAATTATACCATCAATTTTTAATAATTAGATTAGCGGCTATTATAATCTTTAATTAAACCTAATATCTATATATACAACTATTAGGTTAATATTGTAAGTTAAAATTTATTTGGAGTATTCTGTAAAGAAAGAAATTCATATACAAATCCATACTTTCTAGTAAACCTCGAAGCACTTATTTATCTTCTTTAAATATATTTGGTGTTATAGAGCTTCTTATTTTTTGTTTCTCTTCAAATTTAACAGGTGATAAATTTCCTGAATAACTATGACTTTTTTAGCTTGCTTTTAACAAAGACTGTAAGAAACATATTGTGAACCTCTTGACATAAAAGAAGGTTGACAAAATATCATATTATCAAACTCTCATTATGATATATCGAAAGTTAAAATATTTAATTTTATCAATAAAGTGAATATTTAAAAAAATATCACTATCAACTATAAATTAATATGTATATTAATATAATACTTTAAAAGAATTATAATTTATATAAAAGATAAAACAAAGCATAATAAAGAAATAAACAGGAGAATATACATTTATGGAATTAGAAGAATCAAAAGCTCAAGCAATTAATGAAAATGGAATTTATAAGATTGTTATGAGAGAATTTACAAAAAATGATGTAAAGAATACACATAGTATTGATGATACTGTGCTAGCACTTCAAGATTATGGAATATCAATTATATAAGAGTACTTTTTAAAGAGTATATACATGAGATAAATATTAATAGTGATTTATCTGGAAAAGACACAAAAGAAAATACTATTTTTAATGTAGTATTAAAAGCAGTAGAACAAGTAAAAGCCACTAAAAAGAGTGATGCTGATAAAGTATTAGTACTTTTAAATAATGAAGTATCAAGATTTTATATAAAATCTGTAATAACAGAATATTTACAATTAAAAGATACTAATGAATACACAACAAGAGATGATGCTTTTTATTTTATAGGAGAAAATGAATATACTTATGATTGTTTAGAAAATGTTTTAATTTGCTTTGAAAAATATGGTATTGATAATTTTATGAGTTTAGCAACTGCAATTAAAAATGATAATGAAAATGGTTCAAGAATAGAATTGATTTTAGATGAAGAAGAACCTCGTTTAATAGTTCCTAAAGATGATGAAACTGCAATCAAAGAGATATTTAGAGAATTAGAATTTACTATGGAATATGACTTAATTTAATACTCAAAGGATTAAAATGAGTAAAAGAATAGATATAAGAGGTGTTATATATAATAGTATTTTACCTCTGAGGTTTATTGAAAATAAAAATACTCATGCTATATGGAAATGTAAATGTTTAAAATGTCATAAAGCAGTATATGTTTCATATATTAATATAGTTACTGGGAATACTAAATCATGTGCATCATGTGGACAAAGAAAATTATCTATAGAAGAGGCTAAAGAGATTTATAAAAAGAAACAAAACAATATTTCAGTAATAGCCCTAGCAAAAGAATATAATGTAGAAAGAAGTACTATTTATAGAACATTAAAAAATATGAAAGTGCAAAAGAAATAGAATCAATAAAAATTTCCCTTTTCATATTTACTCTAGAATTGTTTTTTATATAGAATAATAAGTCTTTTAAAATAAAAAACAATCCTCGTACAAATATAGAGCAGCTTTTACTAATGGTAAGCTTGTTCTAAAAGGACTTGTAATTTGGAATATACTCAATAAGGTACAGAGACTCTGAAAGAACTAGTTCTGTATAGATAAAAAAGTTGAACATAAGAATATTTTCAAGTTTCAGATGATTTCTTATAATTTGTTTATTACCCTATTTTTAATCTCTTCAAAATTTAAATCTATTCTATTAGTTTCACTTAGATATATAGGCTCTTTTTTTAATTTTATAAAATTTATAATATCATCAACTGAATTTACTTTACTATTAACTTTAGAAAATAGATTGACTATCTCATCTTTGTGTAATATCTTATTTTCTAAAATAGCTCCAAAATCAAATAAATCTCTTGATTTGTCTCTCATGATTAATGCAACTATTTTTAATTTAGCAATTGACTTTAAATCAAGTATTTTTAATTTTGTATTCTCGAAACTGTTAAATGAAGCTTGAGATAATATTTCTTTTTGAATGGGTCTATTAGCTTGAAAGAATTCTATTTTTACCTTATCTAGTACAAACTTTATCATATACTCATCAGGAAATAATCCAGCCATTCTAAGTGCAGTTACATTTTCATCTTGAAGTTTTATAGCTTCTAATGCTGAAATAGATGAAATGATTTTTCTATATGGCAAAGTTTTAGAAGATACGATATCTATATCTTCTGATATTCTATGA
It includes:
- a CDS encoding helix-turn-helix domain-containing protein; the protein is ASAKKLLNSGIHPKIVAKDLGVSLATLYRWIPAG
- a CDS encoding zeta toxin family protein, whose protein sequence is MDELEKVAIDYLNKNKKKFLSEYTNKVKPLAEKIAIFTAGMSGVGKTELGIFFKENNSGILHIDTDNIREFFKPVGYDGQNSNSFQKVASRGFNELFNYALKQKYSIILDSNLSNINLATQNIERLLKRGYNVDIYYLYNYPKVCFEYATRREVVTHRKVPKEVFVKSNINSYNTVLEIKSIFKDSINLHLIDKRDDSFYKDIDNNFIKDKIGEDFES
- a CDS encoding hemerythrin domain-containing protein — protein: MLYHKDDIKRHKKEHQDFIDKVNGLYQKIKNDKSIKNNYGIEMMTELFNFLREWIVHHIMVTDKNLLLKNNKVV
- a CDS encoding type II toxin-antitoxin system HipA family toxin — protein: MELEVKIYGETLGYLAEDKNKNISFEYDDDFLKNNLEISPIKLKKSTTGIYHNSDDTYFGGLAGVFHDSLPDKFGNAIIEQYFADKGVERNELSLLQKLAYVGVNSMGALEYIPSEETEEIKVALEIRELVDAAREVINGTAKHVIPELMESGSSAGGARSKAIIAWNKKTGEIRSGREIIKKDFEHYIFKFDGTNDNRKAEEYTRIEYIYMKIAKTCGLNVSEVELFKDREYNHLAVKRFDRLGQKKVHLHSLCGIAHIDFNKPGIFSYEDYLRTVQAVTNSEEQIQLAIMHMIFNIISRNQDDHAKNFSFLMDEHGNWVNSPVYDLTYSNGSGYTSSHQLSLNGKRKNIKRADILKVCELFGHKEEVIDIIIDSMVKTFSNRFVDYCAKLNISDERRDKILREMNKLEK
- a CDS encoding helix-turn-helix domain-containing protein; protein product: MLEFKTSREIEDIIAKRIKSERLRQNITQSLMAKKTGMALSTYKKFEHEGKGTFDNFIRILMGLGRITEIDNFLKEPEFSPKVQIKSNRLNKKVRVRASSEPKVVASNKNDTFQGMSPFQAIIAKAKKE
- a CDS encoding HTH domain-containing protein — its product is MSKRIDIRGVIYNSILPLRFIENKNTHAIWKCKCLKCHKAVYVSYINIVTGNTKSCASCGQRKLSIEEAKEIYKKKQNNISVIALAKEYNVERSTIYRTLKNMKVQKK
- a CDS encoding nucleotidyl transferase AbiEii/AbiGii toxin family protein; this translates as MSDNEVFNNELYFVGGTALAYYLSHRISEDIDIVSSKTLPYRKIISSISALEAIKLQDENVTALRMAGLFPDEYMIKFVLDKVKIEFFQANRPIQKEILSQASFNSFENTKLKILDLKSIAKLKIVALIMRDKSRDLFDFGAILENKILHKDEIVNLFSKVNSKVNSVDDIINFIKLKKEPIYLSETNRIDLNFEEIKNRVINKL